TCGCCGATGCCGACACGGCGCCGATGATCCGCCTGATCGACCGGGTGGCGGCGGAGGAAGGGGTCGGCGTCTATCACCGCTTCGCGCTGATGCGCGAATGGCACGAGACCGCCGGCATGCCCTTCGAATCCTTCCTGTGGAAGGACGGCTTCCACATGAATGACTGGAGCTATAACTGCCTCGCCCGCGACCTCGGCCGGGCGATGATCGCCAATATCGACAGCCAGCAGCGCTCCGCCGACATCACCCCCGCGCCCAAGGCGGCGGACGCCGCCGCCATTCCGGCCTCGGTGACGGCCCCGCGCGCGACGCTCGAGCCGTAGGTTCGCCGGCCCGTCTCAGCGCTCCGTCTTCGCCGGTCAGTCTTCGCCGGTCAGTCTTCACCCTTGCCGGAGAAGGCGCCGCCGAAGCGCTTCATCACCGCCTCGCGGGCGGCGAGAACCTTGCGCTCGTAATCCTCGGCCATCGGCTCGGTGAGCACGCTCTCCAGCCCGGCGAGCAGAGCCCAGAGCGCGGGCACTTCCGCCTCGTCCTCGATGAAATCCGCCAGTGCCTCGCCATCGGCGTCATCCACCGTGCGGGACAGGAACTCGAACAGCACGACCGCAACCGCGCGGTCGACCACCAGGGTGATTTCGTCGTCTACCGCGTTCGCCATGGCGTGTCCTTTCCGCTGATCCCTGTTCCTAGCCATTCCGGCCGGGCGAACACAAGGCCCGTGGCGGGGATGGGGAGACCGGCGCCGGCCGGCGGCCTTGCTTTCCACGGCGGGGCGTGCTGCACCTCAGGGATCGACAGGGAGACGATGATGGCGGCAGCCGACGAGCTCAGGACGGTACGGGACTTCGTGCGCTACGCGGTGAGCCGCTTCAACAAGGCGGAGCTGGCCTTCGGCCATGGCACCACGACGGCGCTCGACGAAGCCGCCTTCATCGTGCTCGAGGCGCTGAGCCTGCCGGTTGATGACCTCACCCCTTGGCTCGACGCCCGCCTTGTCAGCGACGAGCGCGCGCGCCTCGCCGACCTGATCGACCGGCGCTGCGCCACGCGCGAGCCGGCGGCCTATCTGCTCGGGCGCACCTATATTCGCGGCGTGCCGTTCAAGAGCGACAAGCGCGCCATCGTGCCGCGCTCCTTCATCGGCGAGCTGATGGCGGGCGACCTGTTCGCCGGCGGCCACAGCTTCTCGCTGATCGAAGACCCCGACGCGGTCGGCCGGGTGTTGGACCTGTGCACCGGCTCGGGCTGCCTTGCCATTCTCGCCGCCATGACCTTCGACCAGGCGCAGGTCGACGCGGTGGATCTCTCGCCCAAGGCGCTGGAACTCGCCGCCGAGAATGTCGCCGAGCATGAGTTGGGTGCGCGGGTCAGCCTGATCGAGGGCGATCTGTTCGGGCCGCTGACCGGGCGGCTCTACGACCTCATCATCACCAACCCGCCTTATGTCGACGCGCAGGCCATGGCGAGCTTGCCGCCGGAATACCGCCACGAGCCGACGCTCGCCTTCGATGGCGGGCCGGACGGGCTCGACATTG
Above is a window of Ancylobacter sp. WKF20 DNA encoding:
- the prmB gene encoding 50S ribosomal protein L3 N(5)-glutamine methyltransferase — its product is MAAADELRTVRDFVRYAVSRFNKAELAFGHGTTTALDEAAFIVLEALSLPVDDLTPWLDARLVSDERARLADLIDRRCATREPAAYLLGRTYIRGVPFKSDKRAIVPRSFIGELMAGDLFAGGHSFSLIEDPDAVGRVLDLCTGSGCLAILAAMTFDQAQVDAVDLSPKALELAAENVAEHELGARVSLIEGDLFGPLTGRLYDLIITNPPYVDAQAMASLPPEYRHEPTLAFDGGPDGLDIVRRILVEAPKHLTAKGGIICEIGTGRDILEAEFPHLPFLWLDTEESEGEVFWLSARDLGAGKDLRVISRMPR